A genomic stretch from Polyangium spumosum includes:
- a CDS encoding type VI secretion system contractile sheath small subunit, which yields MSKYIQDQIFKSRLTITYRTNITGTPQQEKLPYRILVLGEFEGRSKRAAGLLPALSERSVRSIKRGTTVDDHLHEVVPTWHLPKALSHLKSTLPGTVTLDRIVCTVPSGAIARKEPGKYPITGAAHFESTPEDNGLSRVDGQIVVGGTLEVSAIDDAGNLTVQGATITFSGEVVGDTVDPSTRKKVGLVTGLLRNRQIVLPADQVPAPVADENDDETSKSRVFVLSFTKPIPVSAERTVPFASMRDFSPDAVASSIPELQRLRVIKLMMLELQSMLRNRPELRAQMKRAIASPDGLKELQKWAKDNYKMLEI from the coding sequence TTGAGCAAGTACATCCAGGACCAGATCTTCAAGTCCAGGCTCACCATCACCTACCGGACCAACATCACCGGCACGCCGCAGCAGGAAAAGCTGCCCTACCGGATCCTGGTCCTGGGTGAATTCGAGGGCCGCTCCAAGCGCGCGGCGGGGCTGCTCCCGGCCCTCTCCGAGCGGAGCGTCCGCTCCATCAAGCGCGGGACGACCGTCGACGATCACCTCCACGAAGTCGTCCCCACCTGGCATTTGCCGAAGGCGCTCTCGCACCTCAAATCGACGCTGCCCGGCACGGTCACGCTCGACCGTATCGTCTGCACGGTCCCGAGCGGCGCCATCGCCCGCAAGGAGCCTGGCAAGTATCCGATCACCGGCGCGGCGCATTTCGAGAGCACGCCGGAGGACAACGGCCTCAGCCGCGTCGACGGCCAGATCGTCGTGGGCGGCACGCTCGAGGTGAGCGCGATCGACGACGCGGGCAACCTGACGGTTCAGGGCGCGACGATCACGTTCTCCGGCGAGGTCGTGGGCGATACGGTCGATCCGTCGACCCGCAAGAAGGTCGGCCTCGTGACGGGCCTCTTGCGCAATCGCCAGATCGTGCTCCCCGCGGACCAGGTGCCCGCGCCGGTGGCCGACGAGAACGACGACGAGACGTCGAAGAGCCGGGTCTTCGTCCTCTCGTTCACGAAGCCGATCCCGGTGAGCGCGGAGCGCACGGTGCCCTTCGCGTCGATGAGGGATTTCTCGCCGGACGCCGTGGCAAGCAGCATCCCCGAGCTCCAGCGCCTGCGCGTCATCAAGCTGATGATGCTCGAGCTCCAGTCGATGCTGCGCAACCGCCCCGAGC